One segment of Clostridium botulinum DNA contains the following:
- a CDS encoding nucleotidyltransferase domain-containing protein: MLKSILEYQKSFQKLINDLKVNKKVLAIFAFGSIVSGDLWDESDIDLFVLYKDNFNEIRDVYSEILGIDVHMKLLSKESFLNLYKSDGKKGFARNILLSSKIVFSRDDEITSTFNEARYSLDKHIEKWNLVYLGKLMKDLRVTKKYLHNDSIFTAYEILIRALDSFSKLYLNLNGYTVSKDAVRMATNLNDDFNSIINDLFYEPMSKENIENILLYIERFLELNIVASTKGLLEFLNEKRTFLSSYEIKNDVSFKEFDIKIEDILKELLKRNLVKKDIRKLDIEDSKKLINENVYSCKNYNF, from the coding sequence ATGTTAAAATCAATATTAGAGTATCAAAAATCATTTCAAAAGTTAATAAATGATTTAAAAGTTAATAAGAAAGTTTTAGCTATATTTGCTTTTGGAAGTATAGTTAGTGGAGATCTATGGGATGAGTCTGACATAGATTTATTTGTTTTATATAAAGATAATTTCAATGAAATTAGGGATGTATATTCGGAAATATTAGGAATAGATGTTCATATGAAATTATTAAGCAAAGAGAGTTTTTTAAACTTATATAAAAGCGATGGGAAAAAAGGTTTTGCAAGAAATATATTATTATCTTCTAAAATTGTATTTTCAAGAGATGATGAGATAACCTCAACTTTTAATGAAGCAAGATATAGTTTAGATAAACATATTGAAAAATGGAATTTGGTTTATTTAGGAAAATTAATGAAAGATCTTAGAGTAACTAAAAAATATTTACATAATGATAGTATATTTACTGCATATGAAATTTTAATAAGAGCTTTAGACAGTTTTTCAAAATTATATTTAAATTTAAATGGCTATACAGTAAGTAAAGATGCTGTTAGGATGGCAACAAATTTAAATGATGATTTTAATAGTATTATAAATGATTTATTTTATGAACCGATGTCAAAAGAAAATATAGAAAATATATTACTGTATATTGAAAGATTTTTAGAGTTAAACATAGTAGCATCAACTAAAGGATTATTAGAGTTTTTAAATGAAAAAAGAACTTTTTTAAGTTCATATGAAATAAAGAATGATGTGAGTTTTAAAGAATTTGATATAAAAATAGAAGACATATTAAAAGAATTATTAAAGCGTAATTTAGTTAAAAAAGATATAAGAAAATTAGATATAGAAGATAGTAAAAAGTTAATAAATGAAAATGTATATTCATGTAAAAATTATAATTTTTAG
- the hflX gene encoding GTPase HflX, translated as MIEGNIDGIRNSILSELEKIHSIRTSKDEICNLEILNIIAKVSANIEREVSVAINRKGNVTSVAIGDSTSVEVPLIDISEKRLSGVRVIHTHPNGYCNLSALDVTALLKLKLDAIVSVAITEEGEIRDFSLGLLRLYNNKLEYDENMNLSLEEITSINILDKIKFIENLIKVNDVIEETGEKAILVGSDTKESLEELEELTKACNIPVLQTVFQSRNKIDPSFFIGRGKVLEIASIRQIERANVIIFDDELTGSQVRNLEAALGAKVIDRTTLILEIFATRAKSKEAKIQVELAQLKYRLSRLQGLGTILSRTGGGIGTRGPGEKKLETDRRHIMETIYDLRKELKRIKKTREVQREKRNKESIPKVSLAGYTNAGKSTLRNVLCDLSARKDTVGKEKVFEADMLFATLDTTTRALTLKNKGLITLTDTVGFVRKLPHDLVEAFKSTLEEVIFSDILCHVVDVSSETAIEQYKAVNEVLTELEAIDKETILVLNKIDKATEEQINNFIEFIENDETNKDQVIIKISAKEGINLEEFLSLIEEKLPYNYKKAEYLIPYDKSNMQSFLHRNGRVLEEDYRDNGTFMIVEVDDEVYNKTKEYVLNVLS; from the coding sequence ATGATAGAGGGAAATATTGATGGAATAAGAAATTCTATTTTAAGTGAATTAGAAAAAATACATTCGATTAGAACATCTAAAGATGAAATATGCAATTTAGAGATCTTAAATATAATTGCTAAGGTATCGGCAAATATTGAAAGAGAAGTAAGTGTTGCAATAAATAGAAAGGGTAATGTTACGTCAGTTGCTATTGGAGACTCTACATCTGTTGAAGTGCCTTTAATAGATATAAGTGAAAAGAGATTATCAGGGGTTAGGGTTATACATACTCATCCTAATGGCTATTGTAATCTTTCAGCATTAGATGTGACTGCGCTTTTAAAATTAAAATTAGATGCTATTGTATCAGTTGCTATAACAGAAGAGGGAGAAATAAGAGATTTCTCATTAGGTCTTCTTAGACTTTATAACAATAAGTTAGAATATGATGAAAATATGAATTTATCTTTAGAAGAAATTACGTCTATAAATATATTAGATAAGATTAAGTTTATAGAAAATTTAATAAAAGTTAATGATGTTATAGAAGAAACTGGAGAAAAAGCAATACTTGTAGGCTCTGATACAAAGGAAAGTTTAGAAGAGTTAGAGGAGCTTACAAAAGCTTGTAATATTCCAGTCTTACAAACTGTATTTCAAAGCAGAAATAAAATTGATCCTTCATTCTTTATAGGAAGAGGAAAGGTATTAGAAATAGCTTCTATTAGACAAATAGAAAGAGCTAATGTAATAATATTTGATGATGAATTAACAGGATCGCAAGTTAGAAATTTAGAAGCTGCTTTAGGCGCAAAAGTTATAGATAGAACTACATTAATTCTTGAAATATTTGCAACAAGAGCTAAGAGCAAAGAAGCAAAAATACAAGTAGAACTTGCACAACTTAAATACAGATTAAGTAGATTACAAGGATTAGGTACAATACTTTCAAGAACCGGTGGTGGTATTGGAACTAGAGGTCCTGGAGAAAAGAAGCTAGAAACAGATAGAAGACACATAATGGAAACTATCTATGATTTAAGAAAAGAACTAAAAAGAATAAAGAAGACAAGAGAAGTACAAAGAGAAAAAAGAAATAAGGAAAGTATTCCAAAAGTATCACTTGCAGGTTATACTAATGCAGGAAAATCAACTTTAAGAAATGTTCTTTGTGATTTATCAGCAAGAAAAGATACTGTAGGAAAAGAAAAAGTATTTGAAGCAGATATGTTATTTGCAACACTTGATACTACAACAAGAGCTTTAACATTAAAAAATAAGGGGTTAATTACATTAACAGATACAGTTGGATTTGTTAGAAAATTACCACATGATTTAGTTGAGGCATTTAAGTCAACATTAGAAGAAGTAATATTTTCTGATATTCTATGTCATGTGGTTGATGTATCTTCCGAAACTGCAATAGAACAGTATAAAGCAGTAAACGAAGTATTAACAGAATTAGAGGCAATTGATAAAGAAACAATATTAGTTTTAAATAAGATAGATAAAGCAACAGAAGAACAAATAAATAACTTTATTGAATTTATAGAAAATGACGAAACTAATAAAGATCAAGTAATTATAAAGATATCTGCTAAGGAAGGAATAAATTTAGAAGAATTTCTATCTTTAATAGAAGAAAAGCTTCCTTACAATTATAAGAAGGCAGAATATTTAATTCCATATGATAAAAGTAATATGCAATCATTTTTACACAGAAATGGTAGAGTCTTAGAAGAAGATTATAGAGATAATGGAACATTTATGATTGTTGAAGTTGATGATGAAGTATACAACAAGACTAAAGAATATGTTTTAAATGTATTAAGCTAA
- the hpt gene encoding hypoxanthine phosphoribosyltransferase, whose amino-acid sequence MDNKKRNILFSKEKIDARIEELGKVITEDYKDKNLYVLSLLRGSFIYAADLVRAIDTKTKIGFMTTSSYGHDEISSGKVKVINDIPDNIEGYDVLIVDDIIDTGITMNFVVDHVKNLGAASVKTCVLLDKPSRRTVEIEPNYCCFTIEDLFVVGYGLNYGDHYRNIPYVFNWQ is encoded by the coding sequence ATGGATAATAAAAAGCGTAATATACTTTTTTCTAAAGAAAAAATTGATGCTAGAATAGAAGAATTAGGTAAAGTTATCACTGAAGATTATAAAGATAAAAACCTTTATGTTTTATCTTTATTAAGAGGTAGCTTTATATATGCAGCTGATTTAGTTAGAGCAATAGATACAAAAACCAAAATAGGTTTTATGACTACATCAAGCTACGGTCATGATGAAATATCTTCAGGAAAAGTTAAAGTAATTAATGATATTCCTGATAATATTGAAGGATATGATGTCCTTATTGTTGATGATATCATAGATACTGGAATAACAATGAACTTTGTTGTTGATCACGTAAAAAATTTAGGTGCTGCTTCAGTTAAAACTTGTGTTTTACTTGATAAACCATCAAGAAGAACAGTTGAAATTGAACCTAATTATTGTTGTTTTACAATTGAAGATCTTTTTGTAGTTGGTTATGGATTAAATTATGGAGATCACTATAGAAACATCCCTTACGTATTTAACTGGCAATAA
- a CDS encoding PLP-dependent aminotransferase family protein, translating into MGEYIKLYKDIEFEEEIPKYVQISNFTKNLIEKKVIRDKEKLPTIRELAKVLEVNSVTIVNAYNKLKAEGYAYQKVGSGTYAKVKEYPNIFRREYSNTLKKLRIDELPNIVDFTGETNTEVLFPIKDLKGIIDKVLDRDGANALVSDNSYGYKNLISTINNVFWDNQLNEEDILIVSGAQQGIDIVSKGILNINDNVVVEKPTYGGALSVFKWKKANIFEVPIKEDGIDLDKFEKILQKNNIRCFYTMSYFQNPTGVSYSLEKKKRILELAEIYDFYIMEDDYLSELIYEKSIEYIPFKWLDRNERVIYIKSFSKIFLPGIRLGYLVAPEIFRESLQNSKFNTDITTSSLMQRALDLYIYESKWKENIKALNIEYSKRYNIMQKILDNDFGNLVSYIDPRGGLNFYLTLKDSKINSKELFLRLRKKGVYITPGIMFFTSHNDGKNTFRIGFYQTDEDKIIKGLNILREELIKCHI; encoded by the coding sequence ATGGGGGAATATATTAAATTATATAAAGATATAGAATTTGAAGAAGAGATACCTAAGTATGTGCAAATATCTAATTTTACAAAGAATTTAATAGAGAAAAAGGTAATAAGAGATAAGGAAAAATTGCCTACAATAAGAGAGTTAGCAAAGGTTTTAGAAGTTAATTCAGTGACTATTGTTAATGCATATAATAAACTAAAAGCTGAAGGATATGCTTATCAAAAAGTTGGTAGTGGGACATATGCAAAAGTAAAAGAATATCCTAATATATTTAGACGAGAGTACTCAAATACATTAAAAAAATTAAGAATAGATGAATTACCCAATATAGTTGATTTTACAGGGGAAACCAATACTGAAGTACTATTTCCAATAAAAGATTTGAAGGGCATTATAGATAAGGTTTTAGATAGAGATGGTGCAAATGCACTTGTATCTGATAATTCATATGGTTATAAGAATCTAATATCAACAATAAATAATGTTTTTTGGGACAATCAATTAAATGAGGAGGATATACTTATTGTATCTGGTGCTCAACAAGGTATTGATATAGTTTCAAAAGGTATTTTAAATATAAATGATAATGTAGTAGTAGAAAAACCTACTTATGGAGGTGCATTGTCGGTATTTAAGTGGAAGAAAGCTAATATTTTTGAAGTTCCAATAAAAGAAGATGGGATAGACTTAGATAAGTTTGAAAAAATACTTCAAAAAAATAATATAAGATGTTTTTATACTATGAGCTATTTTCAAAATCCAACAGGCGTTAGTTATAGTCTAGAAAAGAAAAAAAGGATTTTAGAATTAGCAGAAATATATGATTTTTATATAATGGAAGATGACTATTTATCTGAACTTATATATGAAAAATCAATAGAATATATTCCTTTTAAATGGTTAGATAGAAATGAAAGAGTTATTTATATAAAAAGTTTTTCTAAAATATTTCTACCTGGAATAAGACTTGGGTATTTAGTCGCACCAGAAATTTTTAGAGAAAGTCTTCAAAATTCGAAATTTAATACAGATATAACTACTTCAAGTTTAATGCAAAGAGCTTTAGATTTATATATATATGAATCTAAGTGGAAAGAAAATATTAAAGCTTTAAATATTGAATACAGCAAAAGATATAATATAATGCAAAAAATATTGGATAATGATTTTGGGAATTTAGTAAGTTATATTGATCCTAGAGGTGGGTTAAACTTTTATCTAACATTAAAGGATAGTAAAATAAATTCTAAAGAGTTATTTTTAAGATTGAGAAAAAAAGGAGTGTATATAACTCCAGGAATAATGTTTTTCACATCTCATAATGATGGAAAAAATACATTTAGAATAGGATTTTATCAAACTGATGAAGATAAAATCATAAAGGGGCTAA